From Nitrospirota bacterium, one genomic window encodes:
- a CDS encoding shikimate kinase yields MNIVLIGYRGTGKSTVGRLLAARLGRMLVSTDAEIVARAKRAISEIVAQEGWDYFRDLESDICRELASRDQLVIDTGGGAILRPQNVEALKQSGRLFWLTASVETIATRIGGDNQRPSLTGTKSFVDEIADVLRERTPKYQAAADHVVATDDRSIDQLVETLLTLV; encoded by the coding sequence ATGAACATCGTGCTGATTGGCTATCGAGGGACCGGCAAGAGCACGGTGGGCCGACTCTTGGCGGCGCGGTTGGGACGAATGCTCGTGTCAACCGATGCGGAGATCGTCGCTCGTGCGAAACGCGCGATTTCAGAGATCGTTGCCCAAGAGGGATGGGATTACTTTCGCGACCTGGAGTCCGATATCTGCAGGGAACTGGCCAGCCGGGACCAGTTGGTGATCGATACCGGCGGAGGGGCCATCCTTCGCCCGCAAAACGTAGAGGCATTGAAGCAGAGCGGCAGGTTGTTTTGGCTGACGGCCTCCGTCGAGACGATCGCAACACGAATCGGCGGCGATAATCAGCGTCCCTCATTGACGGGGACCAAATCGTTTGTCGATGAAATTGCGGATGTCTTGCGGGAGCGGACGCCGAAGTATCAAGCGGCCGCCGATCATGTCGTTGCGACGGATGATCGATCAATCGATCAACTGGTTGAGACGCTCCTCACGTTGGTGTGA